In Beutenbergia cavernae DSM 12333, the DNA window TCGGCGCCTCGGGGTCGTAGGCGGGGAACATCATCGGCTCGTCCGTGTACTCGTGGTTGACCACCATCGCGAACTGGCCACGGCCGAGGTCGAACATGTCGAGGTGGTCGTTGTTGTAGCCGAACTGGCGCTGCTGGGCGGCCGCCGTCTGCGCGGACGGGTCGAACGCCGGGGCGTCGGAGAACAGCGGGTCGCCCCAGCGCAGGAAGGCCTCCGAGACGTATCCGGGCGGCGTCGTGACCGCGTCGGCGGTGTTCGGCGCCACCGGGGTGAACGCGAGGCCCCGTGCGCTGCCCCGGCCCCCGTGCGCTGCAGCGGGCTGCTGGCCGAGGACGCCGACCGCGCCGGCGGCCGCCACGACGGCACCCACCTTGAGCAGGTTGCGACGCGAGATCCCCGCGGCGACGACGTCGCCGAACGTCTCCCCGCGTGACGTGTTGGGGACGTCGTGGAAGCACGCGTCCCCGCACCGGTACCGGCAGGTGAGCGCCGAGCGGTTGCCGCCGTGCCCCAGCAGCGGCAAGGGCCGGCGGGGCGGGGTCGGGCGCCCGGTGGACGGGATGGTCTCGGTCATCGTGACTCCTCCTGGTGGGTCGACGCGAAGCACGCTAGGCCTCGCGCCGCGCCGTGATGGTGAACGGCGGATGAGCGCTCGATGACCACTTGCGCACCTCATGCGTTCCGGGTGATTCCCTGCCGGAGGGCGGTCCACGGTGTGCCGACGCCGCGGCTGCGCGCCATGATGCTCCTGCGGTGGACGGCGTGCGGCGCCGTCGTGACGCGCGAGCCGAGGGGCCACGATGGACGAGCAGGACGACGCACAGCTGCGGGCACGACTCGCGCAGCTCGAGCAGGAGAACGCCTCGTTGCGGGCACGGCTGGAGGGGCCGGCCGACGCCGTCGCTCCGGTCGCCGCACCGGCACCACCTTCGCGCGGTCGGGGCCGCGCGGCCCTCGCGACGGTCCTCATCGTCCTCGGCTGCCTGCTCGCCCCGCTCGCCGTCGTCACCGGCTGGGCGAAGGCCACGCTCACCGACACGGATGCCTTCGTCGCGACCTACGCGCCGCTCGCCGAGGATCCCGAGGTCCAGGCGTTCGTCACCGACCAGGTGATGGACGCGATCACGTCGCAGGTCGACGTCGAGCAGATCACCTCCGACGCGATCGACGCCGTCATCGACCTGGGCACGGGCCCGCGCGCGACGACGGCGCTCGAGGCGCTGAAGGGTCCGGCGGCGAGCGGGCTGACGGGCCTCATCGAGAACGGCGTCTCGCGGTTCGTGACCTCCGACGCGTTCGCCACGGCCTGGACCGAGGCGCTGCGCATCAGCCACACGCAGGCGACCGGCACGCTGCAGAACGACCCTGACGCGGCGCTCGTCATCACCGACGAGGGCACGCTCGGCATCCAGCTCGGCCCGATCGTCGAACGGGTCAAGACGGCGCTCGTCGACCGCGGGATCACGTTCGCGGCGAACATCCCCGAGGTGAACCGCACGATCGTCGTCGCCGAGTCCGATGCGCTCCCGACGGCGCAGCTCGCGTACAGCACGGTCGTCACCGTGGGCACGTGGCTGCCGTGGGTGGCGCTCGCCCTCCTCGCCGGGGGAGTCCTCGTCGCCCGGCGGAAGAGCACGGCACTCGTGCGGGCGGCGATCGGGCTGGCGCTCGCGGCGGGCGTCCTCGCGCTCGCGTTCGCGGTCGGGCGGACGGCCGTCGTCGCCGCACTCCCGGCGTCGACGGTGCCCGGCGACGTCGCACGCCTGCTGTACGACACGGCTGTGGACCGGATGCGGGCGACGACGACGGCGCTGCTGGTGCTCGCGGTCGTCGTCGCCGTGGTCGCGTGGCTGGCCGGGCCGTTCGGCGTGCCCACCCGGCTGCGCGACGCCTACTCCGGCGCCGTCGCCGGCCTGCGCTCGTCAGCGGAGGAACGCGGCGTGACCACGGGATCCGTGGGCGAGTGGGTGTTCCGGCACCGCACCCTCCTGTTCGCGGCGATCGCCGTCATTCCCGCGGCGGTGCTCCTCCTCAGCCGGCCGCTGACGTCCGGCACGATCCTCGGTTGGCTCGTCGCAGCGGTGGTGGCCGTCATCGTCGTGACGTTCGTCGAGCGGCCGCCCGGCACGGCGGCCGGCGCCGGGCCCGCGGACCGGGCAGACGGCGTCGTCCTCACGGGTCCCGGATCCGGGTGAGCTCGGTCGGCTCCGGGTGAGCGAGCCGAGAGCCCGGGTGGGATGAGCTGCCGGTGATCTTCCCGAGCGCGGGGCACGCGAGCACGACGCGGGCGGTGCTCCAGCGGCGGCTCGCCCGCGAGGGCGCCTTCACCCGCGGTCTCCTCCCGCGAGGGCGCCCTCACCCGCGCGTGGCGGGCAGAACGCGCGGTTCCGGGTGCGTTCGGCGGTCGGGGCCGGCAGGAGATGGTGCAAGATTCCCGTGGGGCGCGACACATGAGCCGTGAGGCCGTTCCGTCCGGGACCGGCCCCGACTCCGCCGCTCGCCCTCCCGAGGAATCGGAGCCCTTCGTGGACGACCGCGCCGATGCGTTCTCGAGCCGCTGGTTCGAGGAGACCTTCCGCGCGCACGCGAGCGCGATCGTCCGGTACTTCGCCCGCCGCGGCCCGCGGCAGGACGCCGACGATCTCGCGGCCGAGGTGTTCGCGATCGCGTGGCGCCGGCGCGACGACGTCCCGCGCGGCGCCGAGCTGCCGTGGCTGTACCGCACCGCCGGCTACGTGCTCGCCAACCACCGCCGCAAGCACCGCGACGTGCCCGTCGACGACCTGCCGGACCACCCGAGCGGCGCACCCGGCGGCGGCGACCCCGCGCTCGCCGTCGTCACCGACGCCGAGCTGCGCGGCGCGCTGGCCTCGGTGTCGGAGCGCGACCGGGCGATCCTCCTGCTGCACGCGTGGGAGGGCCTGAGCGGCGCGGAGCTGGCGGACGTCCTCGGCATCTCGCGCTCGGGGGCCGACGCCGCGCTGTCGCGTGCCCGGAAACGGCTGCGGGAGGCGTGGCCCGACCGGATGGCGGTGTGACGCTGCAAGGTTCGCCACGGGCGGCACACAGACCCCACGAGAGCAGCTCCCGGGCACCGGGGCGCACGGAACGAACGGACAACTCATGACGGACGAGGTCGAGCGGACCGACCCCACGCTCGAGCGCTTGCGCGACGCCGACCCGGCCCGCGGCGTCGCCGCTGACCTGCCGTCGCTGCGCGCGAACGTCGCCGCGCGCGTCGGCGTCGCCGGCCCCTCGCACCTGCCCGACTCCGCGCGGGACCTGCCGATCGAGCTCCCGGGTGACGACGCCGCCGTCGTCCCGATGGCCCGGCGCACCCGCAGCGGCCTGCTCCGCGCCGCGGGCGTCGCGGCCGCGCTCGCGCTCGTCGCCGTGGGCGGCTACGGGCTGGGTGCGGTCACGATGTCGGGCGGTACCCCGAGCGCCGAGGACGCCGGGGGCGCCGAGGAGGCCGGCGCCGCGGATACGGAGAACAGCGAGGACGCCGACGGGGCGGCGCCGCCGATCGCCCTCGACGCACCGGCGAACCCGCAGGACGGCTCCGGCACCGACGAGGCGGGCGGGGCGGACGTGGCGTCGTCGTGGGCCGCGGGACGGATCGTGTTCACCGCGTCGGGGCTGTCCGGCGAACCAGGCGTCAGGCCGGGCTGGGGCCTCGACGCCACTGCTGCTGCGACTGCCGAGCGCGCCGCGCAGGCGGCGGCGGTGCTCGGCGTGGACGGCAGGCCCGAGCTGCGCGACGGCGCCTGGTACGTCGGCGCCGAGGGTGAGCTGAGCATCTCGCTCGACGGGACGGCGTCGCTGAACTACTACCTGTCGGCGCTCGACCCGGGCGCCTGCGACAGCGAGGAGGGCTGCGCCACCCTGGACGACGGGAGCGAGCGGCCCAGCGACGACGCCGCGATCGCCGCGGTGCGGGACGTCATGGCGGCCCTCGGCGTCGACCCGGCGTCGTACGCGTTCGAGGTGCAGCCGGACGCGGGGTCCGCGACGGCCTACGTCACGGCCGAGCTGGTGATCGACGACCAGCGGACGGGGCTCATGTGGAGCGGCACCGTCGGCCCGTCCGGACCGATCTCGCTGTGGGGGAGCCTCGCCGACGTCGTCGCGCTCGGCGACTATCCGGTGGTGAGCGAGCAGGAGGCCTTCGAGCGGCTCAGCGACCCGCGGTTCGGCGCGTCACCGACGGCGTGGCCGCTCGCGGCGACGGCCGACGACATGGCCGAGGAGTACACGCCGCCGACGGCGCCTCCCGTTGTTCCGGCGACTGGTGCACCGGTGTCGTGGCCGGTCGGGGAGGTCGCACTCACAGGCGCGCGGCTCGGCGTCGCCACCCACTACCAGAGCGACGGGTCGGTGCTGCTCGTGCCGACGTACGAGTTCACCGACGCCGACGGCGGGACCTGGACGGTCGTCGCCGTCGCCGACGACCGGCTCGACTTCTCGAGCTGATCCCACGACGTCCGGCTCCGCTCCGGAGGAGGGACCGGGGCGGAGCCGGATAACCTCGCCCCCGTGACGCCGTCGGACATCCGCCGCCCGCTCGTGGCCGCGCACCGCGGCGCGAGCGCCACGCACCCGGAGAACACGCTGCTCGCGTTCCGGGCCGCCGTCGACGCCGGGGCCGACGCGATCGAGCTCGACGTGCGGTGCAGCAGCGACGGCGTGCTCGTCGTCATCCACGACGCCACCCTCGACCGGACGACGGACGGGCACGGCCCGGTCGCCGCCCACCGCGCCGCCGAGCTCGTGCGTCTCGACGCCGGCGGGTCCGGACTCCCGACCCTCGAGGAGGTGGCGGAGCAGATCGGGGTGCCGCTCCTGGTGGAGGTGAAGTCCGCCGACGCCGCGCCGGTACTGGCCCGGCTCCTGGTCGCCGAGCCGCGGTTCGCTGCGCGGGTGCGCGTCATGTCGTTCCGGGCCGACCACCTGCGCGTCGTCGCGCAGTACGCACCGGACGTGCCGCGGGTGCTCGTGACCAGGTGGCCGGGCCGGGCAGCGCTCGCGCGGGCCG includes these proteins:
- a CDS encoding RNA polymerase sigma factor gives rise to the protein MDDRADAFSSRWFEETFRAHASAIVRYFARRGPRQDADDLAAEVFAIAWRRRDDVPRGAELPWLYRTAGYVLANHRRKHRDVPVDDLPDHPSGAPGGGDPALAVVTDAELRGALASVSERDRAILLLHAWEGLSGAELADVLGISRSGADAALSRARKRLREAWPDRMAV
- a CDS encoding glycerophosphodiester phosphodiesterase, with the translated sequence MTPSDIRRPLVAAHRGASATHPENTLLAFRAAVDAGADAIELDVRCSSDGVLVVIHDATLDRTTDGHGPVAAHRAAELVRLDAGGSGLPTLEEVAEQIGVPLLVEVKSADAAPVLARLLVAEPRFAARVRVMSFRADHLRVVAQYAPDVPRVLVTRWPGRAALARAAAVGAVGVNAFWPSVTPGSVARARAGGLGVLTWGLGERNLERRLARAVGLGVDVVIVDDPGLARAARDAARG